A genome region from Crossiella equi includes the following:
- a CDS encoding lytic polysaccharide monooxygenase auxiliary activity family 9 protein, whose product MRSDGMVRALLVSLFSLALMSLSVLVPATASAHGYTNGPNSRANLCKIGTVKNCGPIQWEPQSVEGPKGFPARGPVDGTICAGGLSQFAQLDDPRGGAWPTTKLTAGASRTFSWYLTAPHATTSFRYFITKNGWTGSAKLTRAALDPAPFLTVNNGGARPPNAVSHTGTVPAGKTGRHLVLAVWDIADTGNAFYQCIDVNF is encoded by the coding sequence TTGCGCAGTGATGGAATGGTGCGCGCCCTGCTGGTCAGCCTGTTCAGTCTGGCCCTGATGAGCCTGTCCGTGCTGGTCCCGGCCACGGCGAGCGCCCACGGATACACGAATGGCCCGAACAGCCGGGCGAACCTGTGCAAAATCGGCACGGTCAAGAACTGTGGACCGATCCAGTGGGAACCGCAGAGTGTGGAAGGCCCGAAGGGATTCCCCGCGCGCGGCCCGGTGGACGGCACCATTTGCGCGGGCGGGCTGAGCCAGTTCGCCCAGCTGGACGACCCGCGCGGCGGTGCCTGGCCGACGACGAAGCTCACCGCGGGCGCCAGCCGCACGTTCAGCTGGTACCTGACGGCCCCGCACGCCACGACCTCCTTCCGCTACTTCATCACCAAGAACGGCTGGACCGGGAGCGCCAAGCTGACCCGCGCGGCGCTGGACCCGGCCCCGTTCCTCACCGTGAACAACGGTGGCGCGCGCCCGCCGAACGCGGTCTCGCACACCGGCACGGTGCCCGCGGGCAAGACCGGCAGGCACCTGGTGCTGGCGGTGTGGGACATCGCGGACACCGGCAACGCGTTCTACCAGTGCATCGACGTCAACTTCTGA